One Micromonospora sp. WMMD1120 genomic region harbors:
- a CDS encoding heme-degrading domain-containing protein, producing the protein MSADSAAWPTLDELSREEDELELAGLSETDAYELGMLAVAAAREQRLPVSVGVWRAGRQLFHCGLPGSTADNDAWLRRKGRVVMRFERSSLYMARLCQDKQVTLAERYGLPAERYAAAGGALPLRVRGTGVVGWVGVSGLPQLDDHRFVVDILRKLPR; encoded by the coding sequence ATGTCAGCTGACAGTGCCGCCTGGCCGACGCTTGACGAGCTGTCCCGCGAGGAGGACGAGCTGGAGCTCGCCGGCCTGTCCGAGACGGACGCATACGAGCTGGGGATGCTCGCCGTCGCCGCCGCGCGCGAGCAGCGGTTGCCGGTGTCGGTCGGGGTGTGGCGGGCCGGACGCCAGCTGTTCCACTGCGGCCTGCCCGGGTCGACCGCCGACAACGACGCCTGGCTGCGCCGCAAGGGGCGGGTGGTGATGCGGTTCGAGCGCTCGTCGCTCTACATGGCCCGGCTCTGCCAGGACAAGCAGGTCACGTTGGCCGAGCGGTACGGTCTGCCGGCCGAACGGTACGCGGCGGCCGGTGGCGCGCTGCCCCTGCGCGTGCGCGGCACCGGCGTGGTGGGCTGGGTCGGTGTCTCCGGGCTGCCGCAACTGGACGACCACCGCTTCGTCGTCGACATCCTGCGCAAGCTTCCCCGCTAG
- a CDS encoding ABC transporter substrate-binding protein — MTRTRFTALLAVVAALTLGACGTTEKTATPDTSAPAAGGPVTLTDSRGKEITLKAPATKVVGLEWGEVEMLVSLGVMPVGVADPKGYGTWVTSAKLDPGVKDVGTRGEPSVDSIVALQPDLIVMEDDRGANMISQLEKYAPVVVAKGSDATDNLGRMRADLTMIAKAVGRTSEAEKLLGDFDAAIADGKKKIADAGAAGRPFAIADGWKEGSTVSIRMFGKGALVSQIGIQLGLTNAWTGKTDEVWGLGQTDVEGMTVLKDPNTHLFYNASDGDDVFADGLAGNAVWTSLPFVRKGNLHRMPNGIWTFGGPLSGKQYIDELVKTYAV; from the coding sequence ATGACCCGTACCCGTTTCACCGCCCTCCTCGCCGTCGTGGCCGCGCTGACGCTCGGCGCCTGCGGCACCACAGAGAAGACCGCCACCCCCGACACCTCCGCCCCGGCGGCCGGCGGGCCGGTCACCCTCACCGACAGCCGGGGCAAGGAGATCACCCTCAAGGCCCCGGCGACCAAGGTCGTCGGGCTCGAGTGGGGTGAGGTCGAGATGCTGGTCAGCCTGGGCGTCATGCCCGTCGGCGTGGCCGACCCCAAGGGGTACGGCACCTGGGTCACCTCGGCGAAGCTCGACCCCGGGGTCAAGGACGTCGGCACCCGGGGCGAGCCCAGCGTCGACTCGATCGTCGCCCTCCAGCCCGACCTCATCGTGATGGAGGACGACCGGGGCGCGAACATGATCAGCCAGCTGGAGAAGTACGCGCCCGTCGTGGTGGCCAAGGGCAGCGACGCCACCGACAACCTCGGCCGGATGCGCGCGGACCTCACCATGATCGCGAAGGCGGTCGGCAGGACCAGCGAGGCGGAGAAGCTGCTCGGCGACTTCGACGCGGCCATCGCGGACGGCAAGAAGAAGATCGCCGACGCCGGGGCCGCCGGCCGTCCGTTCGCCATCGCCGACGGCTGGAAGGAGGGCAGCACCGTCAGCATCCGGATGTTCGGGAAGGGCGCCCTCGTCTCCCAGATCGGCATCCAGCTCGGCCTCACCAACGCGTGGACCGGCAAGACCGACGAGGTGTGGGGCCTCGGCCAGACCGACGTGGAGGGCATGACCGTCCTCAAGGACCCGAACACCCACCTCTTCTACAACGCCTCCGACGGCGACGACGTGTTCGCCGACGGGCTGGCCGGCAACGCCGTCTGGACGTCGTTGCCGTTCGTGCGGAAGGGCAACCTGCACCGGATGCCCAACGGCATCTGGACCTTCGGCGGGCCGCTCTCCGGCAAGCAGTACATCGACGAGCTCGTCAAGACCTACGCGGTGTGA
- a CDS encoding SDR family NAD(P)-dependent oxidoreductase, which produces MTVDSITENGQDGIDRDRLEACLSVFAELESLPSDHPDVVRVQRATARLYKVVKQRRREERRDAILAADRAVTEATATGAPGRIDDETQGIPLASSVAGETAGFLHNPRGCYVCKQRYRQVDAFYHQLCPTCAALNRERRDARTDLTGRRALLTGGRAKIGMYIALRLLRDGAHTTVTTRFPHDAVRRFAAMPDSADWLHRLRVVGIDLRDPAQVIALADSVSSQGPLDILINNAAQTVRRSPGAYAHLVAAEAAALPDGPLPELITFTKPDGQGGAVGSLTAGASSTLSPHALTALALTSGSASPERIAASTAIDAGGLVPDLDSVNSWVQRVHEVDPVELLEVQLCNVTAPFVLVSRLRPAMAAAPARRKYVVNVSAMEGQFGRGYKGPGHPHTNMAKAALNMLTRTSAEEMLTDGILMTSVDTGWITDERPHPTKMRLADEGFHAPLDLVDGAARVYDPIVRGERGEDVYGCFLKDYAPCAW; this is translated from the coding sequence ATGACGGTGGACAGCATTACCGAAAACGGTCAGGACGGCATCGACCGGGACCGGCTGGAGGCCTGCCTCAGCGTCTTCGCCGAGCTGGAGTCGCTGCCGTCGGACCACCCCGACGTGGTGCGGGTGCAGCGGGCCACCGCGCGGCTCTACAAGGTGGTCAAGCAGCGGCGGCGCGAGGAGCGACGGGACGCCATCCTCGCCGCCGACCGGGCGGTGACCGAGGCCACCGCCACCGGCGCTCCCGGGCGGATCGACGACGAGACCCAGGGCATTCCCCTCGCGTCCTCCGTCGCGGGCGAGACGGCGGGCTTCCTGCACAACCCGCGCGGCTGCTACGTCTGCAAGCAGCGCTACCGCCAGGTGGACGCCTTCTACCACCAGCTCTGCCCGACCTGCGCCGCGCTGAACCGGGAACGCCGCGACGCCCGTACCGACCTGACCGGTCGGCGGGCGCTGCTCACCGGCGGCCGGGCCAAGATCGGCATGTACATCGCGCTGCGGCTGCTGCGCGACGGCGCGCACACGACGGTGACGACGCGCTTCCCGCACGACGCGGTCCGCCGGTTCGCCGCCATGCCGGACAGCGCCGACTGGCTGCACCGCCTGCGCGTCGTCGGGATCGACCTGCGCGACCCCGCCCAGGTGATCGCCCTCGCCGACTCGGTCAGCAGCCAGGGCCCGCTCGACATCCTGATCAACAACGCGGCGCAGACGGTCCGCCGCTCCCCCGGGGCGTACGCCCACCTCGTCGCCGCCGAGGCCGCGGCCCTGCCGGACGGCCCGCTGCCGGAGCTGATCACGTTCACCAAGCCGGACGGGCAGGGCGGCGCGGTGGGCAGCCTCACCGCCGGGGCGTCGTCCACGCTGAGTCCGCACGCGCTGACCGCGCTGGCGCTCACCAGTGGCTCCGCCTCCCCGGAACGCATCGCCGCGTCCACCGCCATCGACGCCGGCGGGCTGGTGCCGGATCTCGACTCGGTCAACAGTTGGGTCCAGCGGGTGCACGAGGTCGACCCGGTCGAGCTGCTCGAAGTGCAGTTGTGCAACGTCACCGCGCCGTTCGTCCTGGTCAGCCGGCTGCGCCCGGCGATGGCCGCCGCGCCGGCCCGGCGCAAGTACGTGGTGAACGTCTCGGCGATGGAGGGGCAGTTCGGGCGCGGCTACAAGGGACCGGGACACCCGCACACCAACATGGCCAAGGCGGCGTTGAACATGCTGACCCGGACCAGCGCCGAGGAGATGCTCACCGACGGCATCCTGATGACGAGCGTGGACACCGGTTGGATCACCGACGAGCGTCCGCACCCGACGAAGATGCGCCTGGCCGACGAGGGTTTCCACGCCCCGCTGGACCTGGTCGACGGCGCGGCGCGGGTGTACGACCCGATCGTCCGCGGCGAGCGGGGCGAGGACGTGTACGGCTGCTTCCTGAAGGACTACGCGCCCTGCGCCTGGTGA
- a CDS encoding ABC transporter ATP-binding protein — protein sequence MQSELASANGENSLSGVDLRLGYHGVPVVHGAMISLRAGAVTALVGPNGSGKSTLLRALARLHPIQAGTVHLTDGVTAASLPSREFARRVTLLAQSRPVPTGVTVRDVVGYGRHPYRGRWRAEDPTGPAAIARAMEVTGVAAMAERPVDELSGGELQRVWLATCLAQDTPVLLLDEPTTFLDLRYQVEILDLVRDLADDHGVAVGVVLHDLNQAAAVADEVVLLHQGRVRATGAPAAVFTEDALTETYGIRIEVTTDPVSGLVTTRPVGRHAARALV from the coding sequence ATGCAGAGCGAGTTGGCGTCGGCCAACGGGGAGAACAGCCTGTCCGGCGTCGACCTCCGACTGGGCTATCACGGTGTGCCGGTGGTGCACGGCGCGATGATCAGCCTTCGGGCGGGCGCCGTGACGGCGCTCGTCGGGCCGAACGGCAGCGGCAAGTCCACGCTGCTGCGCGCCCTGGCCCGGCTGCACCCGATCCAGGCCGGCACCGTGCACCTCACCGACGGCGTCACCGCCGCCAGCCTCCCGTCCAGGGAGTTCGCCCGTCGGGTCACCCTGCTCGCGCAGAGTCGGCCGGTGCCCACCGGAGTCACCGTCCGCGACGTCGTGGGATACGGCCGGCACCCGTACCGGGGGCGGTGGCGCGCGGAGGACCCGACCGGCCCGGCCGCCATCGCCCGCGCCATGGAGGTCACCGGCGTCGCCGCGATGGCCGAACGCCCGGTGGACGAGTTGTCCGGCGGCGAGTTGCAGCGGGTGTGGCTGGCCACCTGCCTGGCCCAGGACACTCCGGTGCTGCTGCTCGACGAGCCCACCACCTTCCTGGACCTGCGCTACCAGGTGGAGATCCTCGACCTGGTCCGTGACCTCGCCGACGACCACGGCGTCGCCGTGGGCGTGGTCCTGCACGACCTCAACCAGGCCGCCGCCGTGGCGGACGAGGTGGTCCTGTTGCACCAGGGCCGGGTCCGCGCCACCGGCGCCCCGGCCGCCGTGTTCACCGAGGACGCCCTCACCGAGACCTACGGCATCCGTATCGAGGTGACCACCGATCCGGTCAGCGGACTGGTCACCACCCGCCCGGTCGGGCGGCACGCCGCGCGCGCCCTGGTCTGA
- a CDS encoding siderophore-interacting protein: MTETLPIAPWRVFTVTVAAVRRLSPSFTRVTFTGVDLDRFADNGYDQRIKLVLPLPGQRGVHLAGGADWYAAWRALPEQLRNPVRTYTVRAVRPHLAEVDVDLVLHGDSGPATRWARRASVGDEIALVGPDSGYDGNHGGIEFRPSAAGALLLAGDETAVPAIAGICARLPLDARGAVLLEVPTADDVLPLVTPPGIEVRWLPRGNDGHGSRLVPAVAAAAERLLAPDASPVVTSVPDVDVDSEILWEVPDVVAPVPLYAWLAGEAGVIRTLRRHLVAERGLDRRAVAFMGYWRLGHADAA; this comes from the coding sequence ATGACCGAGACCCTGCCCATCGCCCCGTGGCGCGTGTTCACCGTCACCGTCGCGGCGGTACGCCGACTCAGCCCCTCGTTCACCCGGGTCACCTTCACCGGTGTCGACCTGGACCGCTTCGCCGACAACGGATACGACCAGCGAATCAAGCTGGTGCTGCCGCTGCCCGGTCAGCGCGGGGTGCACCTCGCCGGCGGCGCGGACTGGTATGCGGCCTGGCGGGCCCTGCCGGAGCAGCTGCGCAACCCGGTGCGCACCTACACCGTGCGCGCGGTCCGGCCGCACCTGGCCGAGGTCGACGTCGACCTGGTGCTGCACGGCGACAGCGGTCCGGCGACGCGCTGGGCCCGGCGCGCGAGCGTCGGCGACGAGATCGCCCTCGTCGGCCCGGACAGCGGCTACGACGGCAACCACGGCGGCATCGAGTTCCGGCCGTCGGCGGCGGGCGCTCTGCTGCTGGCCGGGGACGAGACGGCCGTACCGGCGATCGCCGGCATCTGCGCACGACTCCCGCTCGACGCCCGGGGCGCGGTCCTGCTGGAGGTGCCCACCGCCGACGACGTGTTGCCGCTGGTCACGCCGCCCGGCATCGAGGTCCGGTGGCTGCCCCGAGGGAACGACGGGCACGGCAGCCGGCTGGTACCCGCCGTCGCCGCCGCGGCGGAGCGGCTGCTGGCCCCCGACGCGTCCCCGGTCGTCACGTCAGTTCCGGACGTGGACGTGGACAGCGAGATCCTGTGGGAGGTCCCGGACGTGGTGGCTCCGGTGCCGCTGTACGCGTGGCTGGCCGGCGAGGCCGGCGTCATCCGCACCCTGCGTCGGCACCTGGTCGCCGAGCGGGGCCTGGACCGGCGGGCGGTGGCCTTCATGGGTTACTGGCGTCTCGGTCACGCCGACGCCGCCTGA
- a CDS encoding iron ABC transporter permease, whose translation MNAPPRPEPATRPAPGGRPAVPRVVGVFVVATVLLIVVGAVHLTQGTSNVGALDLLRLATGTDDEAARVLIASRLPRLLAGLAVGVALGFAGAALQSIARNPLASPDTLAVNAGAHLAIVAVAAFGVSLPALPAGGLAFGGGLAAAGLVLAMSSGGQAGTTRLVLAGSATALALGSVTTLLLLLFEQATIGLFAWGNGSLVQSDLTALTQLAPVIVGAAVLLVLLGHRLDILALGDDTATVLGLDVRRTRLTVLLLSVLLSAAAVTLTGPVGFVGLCAPVIVRLLAPVVPGVHRQRVLLPLSGIAGVVIVLGSDVLLRAVLGGQAGVDIPTGVVTTSFGAAILIWLARRHRDAGPTRRPPGGHAAVRSATFHRAVVATTVVLTVVAVTVGMLAGDTWVLLGDIVNWVDGSTGPAYTFVLDQRWPRVAAAVLAGAALAVAGTTVQAVCRNPLAEPGILGITAGAGLGAVALLTFVPLAGVWALSGVAGLGAMLAFAVVYGLAWRGGLSSDRLVLIGFGAWQGGMAVITYLVVAFDPWNTGKALTWLSGSTYGRLPTQVLPVLIALLVLTPAVVTARRELDLLALDDDTPRVLGVRLERTRLVALGAAALLTSTAVSAVGVVGFVGLVAPHAARALVGGRHSRVLPVAALLGAALVSLADTLGRTVIAPAQIPAGLVTAMIGAPYFVWLLWRSRAVTTNSR comes from the coding sequence CTGAACGCACCCCCTCGCCCGGAGCCGGCCACCCGGCCGGCTCCGGGCGGTCGCCCCGCCGTACCCCGGGTCGTCGGAGTGTTCGTCGTCGCGACGGTGCTGCTGATCGTCGTCGGCGCGGTGCACCTCACCCAGGGCACCTCGAACGTCGGCGCCCTCGACCTGCTGCGGCTCGCGACCGGCACCGACGACGAGGCGGCCCGTGTCCTGATCGCCTCCCGGCTGCCCCGGCTCCTCGCCGGGTTGGCCGTCGGTGTCGCCCTCGGGTTCGCCGGAGCGGCGTTGCAGTCGATCGCCCGCAACCCGCTCGCCTCCCCCGACACCCTCGCCGTCAACGCGGGCGCCCACCTGGCGATCGTCGCCGTGGCCGCGTTCGGCGTCTCGCTGCCCGCGCTGCCCGCCGGCGGCCTCGCCTTCGGCGGCGGGCTGGCCGCGGCCGGTCTGGTGCTGGCGATGTCCTCCGGCGGGCAGGCCGGGACCACCCGGCTGGTCCTCGCCGGCTCGGCCACCGCGCTGGCCCTCGGCTCGGTGACCACCCTGCTGCTGCTCCTGTTCGAGCAGGCGACCATCGGCCTCTTCGCGTGGGGCAACGGCTCGCTGGTGCAGAGCGACCTGACCGCGCTCACCCAGCTCGCCCCGGTGATCGTGGGTGCCGCCGTCCTGCTGGTGCTGCTCGGGCACCGCCTCGACATCCTCGCGCTGGGCGACGACACCGCCACGGTGCTCGGCCTGGACGTACGGCGGACCCGGCTCACCGTGCTGCTGCTGTCCGTGCTGCTGTCCGCCGCGGCCGTCACCCTCACCGGACCGGTCGGCTTCGTCGGCCTGTGCGCCCCGGTGATCGTCCGTCTGCTCGCGCCCGTGGTGCCGGGAGTGCACCGGCAGCGCGTCCTGCTGCCGCTGTCCGGCATCGCCGGGGTCGTCATCGTCCTCGGCTCGGACGTGCTGCTGCGCGCCGTGCTGGGCGGTCAGGCCGGTGTCGACATCCCCACCGGTGTGGTCACCACGTCGTTCGGCGCGGCGATCCTCATCTGGCTGGCCCGCCGCCACCGCGACGCCGGCCCCACCCGCCGCCCGCCCGGCGGGCACGCGGCGGTGCGCTCCGCCACCTTCCACCGCGCTGTCGTCGCCACCACCGTCGTCCTCACCGTCGTCGCCGTGACGGTCGGCATGCTCGCCGGTGACACCTGGGTCCTGCTCGGCGACATCGTCAACTGGGTCGACGGCAGCACCGGGCCCGCGTACACCTTCGTGCTGGACCAACGGTGGCCGCGCGTCGCCGCGGCGGTCCTGGCCGGCGCGGCGCTCGCGGTCGCCGGCACCACGGTGCAGGCGGTCTGCCGAAACCCGCTGGCGGAGCCGGGCATCCTCGGCATCACCGCCGGCGCCGGGCTCGGCGCGGTCGCCCTGCTCACCTTCGTGCCGCTGGCCGGGGTGTGGGCGCTCTCCGGCGTCGCCGGCCTCGGCGCGATGCTGGCGTTCGCAGTGGTCTACGGCCTGGCCTGGCGCGGCGGGCTCAGCTCGGACCGGCTGGTGCTGATCGGCTTCGGCGCCTGGCAGGGCGGCATGGCGGTGATCACGTACCTGGTGGTCGCCTTCGACCCGTGGAACACCGGCAAGGCGTTGACCTGGCTGTCCGGCTCCACCTACGGCCGCCTGCCCACGCAGGTGCTTCCGGTGCTGATCGCGCTGCTGGTGCTCACCCCGGCAGTGGTCACCGCCCGACGCGAACTCGACCTGCTGGCGCTGGACGACGACACCCCCCGGGTGCTGGGCGTCCGCTTGGAGCGCACCCGGCTGGTCGCGCTCGGCGCGGCGGCGCTGCTCACCTCCACCGCGGTCTCGGCCGTCGGGGTCGTCGGCTTCGTCGGCCTGGTCGCCCCGCACGCCGCGCGGGCGCTCGTCGGCGGGCGACACTCTCGGGTGCTGCCGGTGGCCGCCCTGCTCGGCGCGGCGCTGGTCAGCCTCGCCGACACCCTCGGGCGGACGGTCATCGCACCGGCCCAGATCCCCGCCGGTCTGGTCACCGCCATGATCGGCGCCCCGTACTTCGTGTGGCTGCTGTGGCGCTCCCGCGCCGTGACCACCAACTCCCGCTAA
- a CDS encoding FAD-dependent oxidoreductase produces MLGTAVVVGGSVAGLLAARVLSDHADTVVIIDRDDPQVTGTRPGVPQGTQLHALLPGGLFQLESLFPGFRAEALARGAIEAPPTARRNYLDGHLKVVVPDDDHSLAGSRPLLEGVIRQQVLRLPNVKTVTARATGLVLDGSTVTGVRCDVGGVPGVENGDLVVDAMGRSSRLSDWLEQAGWERPVTRRMTVHLNYATALFRRPAVAPEPTVVLALHTPRSGVDVAGAAFFAIEDGQWMAMMAGYGDNRPGRTADDFVRRLREQFPPEFGELADQEMLGEVQTYHHADSRRRDYHALRRFPAGLLSVGDAVASFNPVYGQGMTAAALHAACLSTYLRSGPDLRAPARDFLAAQKVVVDAAWSISTSADLALPHVDGPYPRGYRLSSWASRQIITATVTDVATARRFNDVVSMLEHPSTLARPGVVLAALRANRRAGR; encoded by the coding sequence GTGCTGGGCACGGCCGTCGTGGTGGGGGGCAGTGTGGCGGGTCTGCTGGCCGCCCGGGTGCTGTCCGACCACGCCGACACCGTCGTCATCATCGACCGCGACGACCCGCAGGTGACCGGAACGCGGCCCGGCGTACCCCAGGGCACCCAGCTGCACGCTCTGCTGCCCGGTGGCCTCTTCCAGTTGGAGAGCCTGTTCCCGGGATTTCGCGCCGAGGCCCTCGCGCGCGGCGCGATCGAGGCGCCGCCGACGGCCCGGCGCAACTATCTCGACGGTCACCTGAAGGTCGTCGTCCCAGACGACGACCACAGCCTGGCGGGCAGCCGCCCGCTGCTGGAGGGGGTGATCCGTCAGCAGGTCCTCCGGCTGCCCAACGTCAAGACGGTCACCGCCCGCGCCACCGGCCTGGTGCTCGACGGCTCCACAGTCACCGGGGTCCGCTGCGACGTCGGCGGGGTGCCCGGCGTCGAGAACGGCGACCTCGTGGTCGACGCCATGGGGCGGTCGAGCAGGCTCTCGGACTGGCTGGAACAGGCCGGCTGGGAGCGGCCGGTCACCCGTCGGATGACAGTGCACCTGAACTACGCGACAGCGCTGTTCCGGCGACCGGCAGTCGCCCCGGAGCCGACTGTCGTGCTGGCCCTGCACACCCCGCGCTCCGGCGTCGACGTGGCCGGCGCCGCGTTCTTCGCCATCGAGGACGGCCAGTGGATGGCCATGATGGCCGGCTACGGGGACAACCGGCCGGGGCGGACCGCCGACGACTTCGTCCGCCGCCTGCGCGAGCAGTTCCCGCCGGAGTTCGGCGAGCTCGCCGACCAGGAGATGCTCGGCGAGGTCCAGACCTACCACCACGCCGACAGCCGGCGGCGCGACTATCACGCGCTGCGCCGCTTCCCCGCGGGCCTGCTCAGCGTCGGGGACGCGGTCGCGTCCTTCAACCCGGTGTACGGGCAGGGGATGACCGCGGCGGCCCTGCACGCCGCCTGCCTGTCGACGTACCTGCGCTCCGGTCCGGACCTGCGGGCGCCCGCGCGTGACTTCCTCGCGGCGCAGAAGGTCGTCGTCGACGCCGCCTGGTCGATCTCGACCTCGGCGGACCTGGCGTTGCCGCACGTCGACGGGCCCTACCCGCGCGGTTATCGGCTCTCCAGCTGGGCCAGCCGGCAGATCATCACCGCGACGGTCACCGACGTGGCGACCGCCCGCCGGTTCAACGACGTCGTCTCGATGCTGGAGCATCCGAGCACACTCGCCCGGCCCGGGGTGGTGCTGGCCGCGCTGCGCGCCAACCGACGCGCCGGCCGCTAG